Part of the Pseudodesulfovibrio hydrargyri genome is shown below.
CCCAGATGGAGCCGCGCACGGAATCGACCATGACCCTTTCGCCGTTCTCGATGCCGCGAAGCTGCGCCAGTTCCCGGCTCATCTCCACGAAGACCTGCGGTTCGGCCTCGACCAGCCACGGGCAGTTTCGGGTCATCAGGCCGGTCTGCCAGTGCTCGGTGACGCGGTAGGTGGTGCCCACCAGGGGATACCTGGGATCGCACACGGCCTTTTCCTCGTCGTCGAACTTGAGGGCGGTCGGGTTGTGCAGGGTGCTCGAGAAGGGATGGGACTTCACCGGGCATTCCAGCGGTTCGTAGTATTCGGGGAACGGACCGTCAGCGCGGCCGGGGCCGAAGAGCTGGCCGAATCCGTTCTTGCGCATGATGAAGGCGTACTTGGTGCCCGGGGCCCAGCCGCCGTCGGGCACGTCGCCGATCCACTTCTCGCCGTTCCAGGCGATGACCGCCTTCTCCGGGTTGTAGGGCTTGCCCTTGAGGTCCACCGAGGCGCGGTTGTAGAGCACGCGGCGGTTGACGGGCCAGCACCAGGAGAAGTTCGGATACAGGCCGATGTTGGCCTGCTCCGGGGTCTGGGTCAGGTCGCGCCGGGCGGCCATGTTGCCCTTCTCCGTGTAGGAGTGGCAGTACAGCCAGTTGCCCGAGGTGGTCGAGCCGTCGGCCTGCAGGAAGGCGAAGCTGGGAACCTGCTGGCCCTTCTTGTACATCGTCCCCTTGATCTCGATGTCGCGGGTGAACTGGCCGTTGATCAGCTTGGCCGTCTTGTGGGGATCGAAGACCCCGTCGGTGGCGATGGCGTCCCAGGTGAGCCGGGTGATGGGCTCGGGGTACACGCCGCCTTCCTTTTGGTACAGGTGCTGGATCTCCTTCATCAGTTCATAGATGAGGTCGCCGTCCGGCTTCTGGCCGTTGGGCGCGTCCGGGCCCTTGTAGCGCCACTGCATCCAGCGGCCGGAGTTGGTGATGGAACCTTCCTTTTCGATGGACACGGCGCAGGGCAGGAAGAAGACCTCGGTCTTGATCTTGGACGGATCCATGCCCGGTCCTTCCCAGAACCAGCCGGTCTCGTTGGGGAAGATGTTGACGTTCACCAGCCAGTCCAGTTTGGTCAGGGCCTGCCTGGTCTTGTTGGAGTTGGCGCCGGAACAGGCCGGGTTCATGCCCCAGGCCAGCAGACCCTTGAACTGGCCCTCGTCCATCTTGTCGAACAGGGACAGCCAGGAGTATTCCCGGGCCGACAGCGAGTCGAGCCTGGGCAGGTAGTTGTAGGCCGTCGCGGGATCGTCGTCCTGCCACATGGACTTGATCAGCGAGGCGGAGTACTTCGGGAAGTTGCCCCACCAGTTGGCCGATTTCGGATCATGGGAGACCGGGGTGTGGGCCTTGTTGTACGCTTCCAGGGTGGGCTCGGAACCCTGCGGGGTCGCGAGGTAGCCGGGAAGGATGTGGAACAGCAGGCAGTGGTCCGTGGACCCCTGGACGTTGGATTCGCCGCGCAGGGCGTTGACGCCGCCGCCGGCCACGCCGATGTTGCCCAGCAAAAGCTGGATCATGGCCATGGAGCGGATGTTCTGCACACCCACGGAGTGCTGGGTCCAGCCCATGGCGTACATGATGGTTCCGGCCTTGTCCTTTTTGCCGGTGGCCGCGTAGGTCTCGTACAGCTTGGCCAGGGCTTCCTTGGGCATGCCCGAGATGGAGGAGACCTTGTCCATGTCGTAGCGCGCGTAGTGCTGCCTGAGCAGCTGGTACACGCAGCGGGGATCGGCCAGGGTCGGGTCCTTTTTGGGGTTGCCCTCGGCGTCCATGGCGAATGCCCAGGTGGACTTGTCGTAGGACCGGGTGGCCTCGTTGTAGCCGGAGAACATGCCGTCGTCGAAGGAGAACTTGTCGCCGACGATGAAGGAGGCGTTGGTGTAGTTGACCACGTAGTCCCGGAAGATCAGGTCATTGTCCAGGATGTACTTGATCATGCCGCCCAGGACGGCGATGTCGGCGCCCGAGCGGATGCCCGCGTAGAAGTCGGCCTTGGCCGAGGTCCTGGTGAAACGGGGGTCGACGTGGATCAGGGTCGCGCCCTTTTCCTGCGCCTTGGTCACCCACTTGAAGGAAATGGGATGGTTTTCGGCAGCGTTGCTGCCCATGATGAGAACACAATCGGAATTCTGGATGTCGATCCAGTGGTTGGTCATCGCGCCGCGTCCGAACGACTCTGCCAGAGCCGCAACAGTCGCGCTGTGTCAGATACGCGCCTGATGTTCTATGTACACCAGGCCGAGGCTGCGGAGCATGGTCTGGTAGGCCCAGCACTCCTCGTTGTCGAGAGCGGCGGACCCCAGGGAGGCGATGCCGTCGCAGCGGTTGACCACCTGGCCCTTGGCGTTCTTCTCGGTCCAGGTCTTGTCGCGGGTTTCCTTGATCCTCTCGGCGATGGTTTCCAGCGCCCAGGACAGGGAGACCTTTTTGAATCCCTTGGAATAGGGAGCCCGGTACAGGACGGAGTCCGGACGGCGGTCGTTGTCGCCCAGCTGCCAGATGGAGGCGCCCTTGGCGCACAGGGCGCCTTCGTTGATCGGATGGTCCGGGTCGCCTTCGACGTTGACGGCCTTCATGTCCTTGAGGGACGTGTTCACGACCAGGCCACAGCCCACTGCGCAGTAGCAGCATACGGACGTGGTCTGCTTGCTCCATTTCGGGTCCAGGGCGGCGGCGTGATCCGGCAATGTCGCCGTCTTGGCCTTGCAGCCGAGCCCCAGCCCGCCGAACGCCGTGGCCGTGGCCGCGACAGCGGAGAGCTTGAGGAAGTTTCTACGGTTGGTGTGCATTATACCTCCTGTGTTGGTGCGGGTCAGCGCCCGCGGATCTCGCGGCCGAGCGCCACGAGAAGCCTGTAGCCGCCGGACTGCGCGACGGGGCCGCAACCGGCCGGAAGGACGGCGGGCTCGCCCGTGTGGCGATGGACCGCCGGGGTCATCTCCCGGGCCGCTTGTCGGACCTCGGCCACGGCGAATCCCAGCCCGGCGAAGGGCATGGGGATCACGGCGGCGGCAGCCGGCAAATGTTGGTTGTTCATGCGCATGCGCATACCTCTCCCATTTCTACTGTTATCCCCTTTATGATGAATCCGGGGCGAGCGGGCAAAGGGAGCGTTCTTACAACCTTTTTCACACAGCGAAAAATATGTTTTTTTTAACCGGATGGCGCTATTGCTGCATCTACTTTATGTCGGATTTGGCATAAATGGATTTCCGCCCCACGGTTTGACACCGGGTGAAAGCGGGCGAAATCGGCGGGCGGCCCGCGCGAAAGGGCCCGGTTCCGAACCATCGGACCGGGCCGTTTTTCGTCATGGCCGGGCGGCGGGCTAGTCCGTGTTCGGCACCAGGGCGCAGAGATAGGCGGCCAGGATCTCGCCCAGGGGCTTGTGGCGGTTGTTGAAGCGGAATTCCAGCTCCTTCATGTACAGGGGGAAGCGCTGGCAGGAGATGCCCCGGAACTTCTTGATGCGCGACTGGGCGTACTCCCAGAACTCGTCGTCCACCGCGTCGATGTGCGGGGGCTCGTCGTAGCGGCGGATGACCTCGTAGGGCAGGGAGTCGTTGCCGCAGAACATGAGCGCGTCATACTCCTTGTAGCGGTCCGTGTAGACCAGGTTGCCCGAGCGGATGAGCTTGAGGTGGAAGTTCATGTGAAAGTGGAACAGGGTCTCGGCCTGGAATCCGGGCACCAGATCGATGAAGACCAGGTCGTCGCGGCGCAGGATGCCGTAGACCGGAATGGTGTCCATGCGCATCTCGCGCGGGCCGCCGGTCAGCCGGTTGCCCTTGAGGTAGGAGTCCAGGCCCGTGGCCGGGCTGATCAGCTGCCGGGCGTCCAGGGCGTTGGCCAGGATGGCGAAGCGGATGGCGGTCAGCGCCTTGTAGACCGTGTTGTAGGACAGGCCCAGCTCCTCCTTCATCTGGTGGACCGAGCGTTCCTCCACGAACAGGACGATGAGCCGCAGCCACTCGCCCGGGGTGAGCGCCCCGTTGTTGATCCACCGGCCCGAGAAGGGCTGGAAGGTATACTTGCACGAGGCGCAGCGCAGCCGCTCGCCGGACAGGGTGTAGACCTTGCGGTGCCCGCAGCGCGGGCAGAAGGGATCGCCCGTGGGCCAGGCCAGCTCCAGGAAATAGTCCCTGGCCTTGTCCTCGTCGCGGAGCAGCGCCTCGAAGGAGGCGGTGTTGTCCGGCGGCGGTATGACCGGCAGGATGTGCGAATTCTTCGACATGACGTCCCGTTGCGTTTCGGGCATGGCCCCTCCGGCTGTTAGAACCCCCAGGCGGACAGGGTGGCCCGCCGGTAACCCTGGTTCGCGGCCACGTAGTCCAGGGCCAGGGAATCCAGGTCGTCCAGCACCGGGAGCGCCACGCGGTCCAGGTCCCGGAAGTCTATGGTCTTCACATAACTCTTGCAGGAATCGCAGACGTCCACCCTGAAGCCGGGCTCCTCGTCCACGGTGAAAAAGGTCAGTTTCTTGTGGTCGTCCTCGCCGCAGACCGGGCAGGCTATGCGCTTGATCCGGTAGTGGTGGCGGCAGAACGAGCAGGTGGCGTGCCTAAACCCCTCCTTCTGCTCCAGGGAGGAGATCAGCGGCATGGACCCGCAGACCGGGCAGGTGCCCACGGGCGTGACCTTCATCTCGGGCAGCTTTTCGGCCAGCATCCCGGCCGCGGCCTCGATGGACGGCCCCATGGCCGCCAGGGCCAGGAAGGGCAGGGTCCGGGGCGCGTCGGGCATGCGTTCGGCCCAGGTCGCGAAAAAAGTGGTGTCGTCGTCCAGGACGCGCCGGAACAGCTCGGCCGGGGTCAGGTCGCCCTTGTCCAGGGCTTGGGCCAAGATTTTCGCGCCCTCGCCCAGAGGGCCTTCGGACTTGCCGACCAGGTCGACCAGCCTGCCGAGGAGTTCCTCGGCCTGGGCCGCGTCATAGGGAAAGTTCTCGCGGTTGATCAGGGACACGCCCTGGAGCACGGCCTCGGGCGGGGTGAGCTCGCCGTCCGGAGGCAGGGTCACCTCGGCCTCGGGCAGGGCGGCCAGTTGGAGGTGCGTCACCGCATCGAGCAAGTCGATGAGTTCGGCGGAGATGTACGACTTTTTGCGAAGCTGGGCCAGCTTCCGGTCGAGCCTGCTCGTCTCAAGGGCCATGTTGCGTTCCATGTGGTTCTCCAGAGTGTTTTCCGATCTTGAAAAACAGTATCGGAGGGGAACGCTATCTTGCCAAAGGTCTTGCACTTACTCAAGCTTTGGCACTATTTTATATATCTACTTGAAATACAATGCATTTGTTTAATGAATTATGCCAAAATAGGCATATTTTGAATAGAATGGATCAATAAAACAGGTCGGTTACAACGGCGAAAAAAATCATGCGTCCCGGGCCCGGGACCCGGAATCAGAAGCCGGTGATCCGCCCGTTGTCGTTGTAGACCCAGAAGCTGTCGTCGCGGATGTTGCCGATGAGGGTGATGCCGGTCTTCCTGGCCAGCTCCACGGAGAAGCTGGTGGCCACGGCCGTGGAGGCCAGGACCGGGACGCCGATGCGGACCACCTTGAGCAGGATCTCCGAGGCGATGCGCCCGGTGGAGACGATCATCTTGTCGTCCACGGCCACGTCGTCCAGGAAGCACTGGCCGCAGAGCATGTCGATGGCGTTGTGCCGCCCGATGTCCTCGCGGAACAGGAGCATCTCGTCGGGGGTGCACAGGGAGGAGTTGTGGCAGCCGCGCGTGTGCTTGTACAGGGTCGAGCGCTCGTGGAGCTCCCTGGCCAGGGCCAGGATCTGGTCCGGGGCGACGTGCACGTCGCCGCCCACCTTGCGCTTGGAGATGGTCGCCACGTTGCGCCCGAAGTTGGTCCCCTTGCCGCAGCCCGAGGTGATGGACCGCTCCATGATCCGGTCCTTCCACGGGTCGTGGCAGACCTCCACCTCGGCCACCAGCCGGTCGCCCTCGTCGCGCACGGTCAGGTCCGTGAGCTGGGCCGGGCTGGAGATGAAGGCGTCGGACTTGAGAAAGCCCACGGCCAGGTACTCCGGGTATTTGGCGGTGCACAGCAGGGTGACCACCTCGCGCCCGTTGAGCATGATGGTCAGCGGCACCTCCCGGATGGAGCTGATCCGCTTGCGGGTGAACCCCCGCTTGTATTCGTGGACGTCGTATTCGTATGATTCAGGGCTCATTTCCGCCTCCGTGCCGGGTCCCGGCATCCCTTCCTGGCCCCTCTCTATATTCCTCCACGGGCGGTGGGCAAGCCCGGCCATTTACCCCTGACTCTCACACCCGTGCGGCGACCTTAATAATTCTTGATGGCCCGCCGGGTATCCGGACGGGCGCCCGGCCCGATACAGTTGGTGAACGGTCCGCTTTGGCCCGCCTGCCCGCCCACGGGAAGGGGAGGCTGTCCTCCGGCAGTTGCCGGGCGGCGGGACAGGCGGAACAACCAGGAGATGCCTATGGATATTCAATCCGTGAGTTCCATGAGCGGCGTGATGGGGATGCAGGGCGGCATGATGCGGCCTCCGGAGAAGCCGGATGCCGGGCAGATGGCCTCCGATTTCCTCGACGCCATGGATTCGGACGGCGACGGCCAACTCAGCCAGTCGGAGTTTGCGGTGGGGGATGGCGAGACCATCGACACCGAGGCCTTCGACGCCCTGGACACCAACCAGGACGGGTTCGTCTCCCAGGAGGAGCTCGAGGCCGACGCCCGGTCCAGGATCGACTCGATGGCGGCAAAGCTCCAGTCCGGAGGCATGTTCTCCGGCATCAAGCAGACCGGCGACGGCGAGCAGCTCCAGCAGTTGCTGGACATGATGGGCTCCTCTTCGACGGACCAGGCGTCCGGCGCGGAGGCCTACGGACAGATGCAGGGGGGCGGGTTCGACACGAGCGCGTACGCCTCGGCCCTGAGCCTGAGCGCGTAGCCGGTTCCGGCAGACCTTCCTCTGAGGGGCCAAGGCCCCCGGCCGCCCCTCGGGGCGGCCGTTTTTTGGGGAACAGGAACACGCCGGGACCGGTTCGGCCGGCCCCGGCTACAAGGCCTCGATCAGCGAGGTCAGGGCGGTGCTCTGGGAGTCGTAGGTGGCGAGCAGGGCGTCCAGGGCGGCGTACTTGCGCTCAAGCGACGTTTCCATGGCGTCGAGCCGCTTTTCCTCGTTGTATATCTGGTTGTCCAGGCTGGTGACGTTCTCCTCGTAGTGGTTGATGAGGATGGTCAGGGAGCCGGTCTCCGCGTTGGTCACCGTGTCCAGGGAGTCGGACAGCTCGCCGATCTTGCCCTGCTTGACCCGGGCCGTGCCCGAGTAGTCGCCGTCCGCGGCCGTGCCCACGGAGATATACAGCCCCCTGGCGTCGCCCGAACCGGCCAGGATGGTCCAGCCGTCCACCGTGGCCTCCTCGCCGTCGATGTACGCCGAGACCAGCTGCCCGCCGGACACGGTGTATTCCACGCTGTGCTCCCCGGCCCCGGTGACCCCGTCGATGACCGAAATGACCTGGAAGTCCTCGCTGTCCGACTCGCCCTCGGCCCGGGCCGCGAACAGGGAGGCCACGGCCTCGGCGTCGTTGTCCAGGGCCTCCTCCAGGTCGTCCTCGTCCAGGAGCAGCTGGCCGTAGGTGGCCGAGTCCTCGTCCGTGTCCGTGGAAAAGCCGATCTGGGACAGGGCGTTGTAGTAGTCGCCGCCGGTCTCCTCGTCGTAGCGCGTGAACCCCAGGGCGGACGAGGACAGGATGGATTTGATGTTGTTGTAGACGATGTCCAGGGCGTAGCTGTCCACGGTGTAGGTCTCCTCGTCCGAGTCCTCCTCCTCGGTCACCCGCCCGGTCAGGATCTGGAAGTCCTCGATGACCGCGTTGAGCGCCTCCTGGAACTCCACGATCTTGTCGAACATGTCGTCCGTGTCGTAGCCCACCGAAACCTGCAGGGTATCGCCGTCCGTGGTGTCCTTGAGCTCGAAGGTCAGGCCGTCGATCACGTCGTCGATGGAGTTGGAGTCGCGCTCGATCCAGTCGTCCTCGCCCGGCGGGAAGCCGTCCACCTTGATCCGGGAATTCTGTCCGGCCTGGGTGTTGACGAACCCGGCCGCGCTCATGCCGGTCAGGGTGCCCGTGCCGGTCACGGCCAGGGTGTTGTCGCTGCCCGCGTCGCAGCTCTTGAGCACCAGGTAGGCCCCGTCGCCGTCGTCCATGATCGAGGCCTCGAACTTGTCGCGGGCGTCCACCGAGCCGTTGATGGTCGAGACCAGCCCCTCCAGGGTGGTCCCGGCGGCCACGTCGATGGCGACCGCCTCGCCGCCGAACTCCACCGTCAGGGTGGTGGCCGAGGCGGCCACCACCGAGTCCCCGGAGTCGTACCCGGTCCCGGTGTTGACCCAGACATCGTTCAGTGCCAGCTGGTCGACCACGATGGTGTGGATGCCCGCCTCGGCGCCGCCGTCCGCGTCCACCTCCACCTGGTCGTCGCTGACCTCGGCGGTCATGGAGTAGAACTCGTCGGGCTCGTCCATGTCGTCCAGGATGTCGTTGAATTCGTCGATCTCGTCCGAGAGCTGCTCCATGAGGTCGATGACGTACTCGTACTCCTCCTTCTTGTCCTGGTAGGATTCGAGCTGGTAGCTCTCTGCGTCGATGGTGGCGTCGATGATTTCGGAGAAGTCCGTGCCGTTGCCCAGCCCGGAGAAGGACACGTCGCCCGAGGTGGTCAGCGGTTCGTAGGCCTCGACGGAGCTGGAAAGGGATGAGACGTAGCCCATGGCGGCCTCCTATATGTAGTCGAGCAGGGACATGCTCATGACGCTGGACGCGGTGGACAGGACCGCCTGGTACACGTAGTTGGCCTGTTCCAGCTCGACCACGAGCTGGGCGGCGTCCGCGTCCTCGATGGAGCTTGCGGCGTTGGCGGCCAAGCTCTTGACCAGGGACTGGGAGGTCTGGGTGTAGGTGATCTTGTTCTCCCTGGCGCCCACACCGGCCGCTCCCGCCTCCACGGTCTCGTGGCAGTCGCCCAGGTCTTCCAGGCATTGGGCCACCGCGCCGGAATCGCCGCTTTCCATGTGGACGATGCAGTCGGACAGGGTCTCGAACAGGTTGGGCGAGCCATAGGGCTGGCCCGTGGCCTGGTCCACCCCGCCGAAGATGTCGCTGCCCACGGTGGTCATGTCCTCGGACGTGCTCTCGGACACGGCCACGGACATGGCCTTGTCGCTGCCGGTATAGACGCAGGCCTGGCGCAGTGAGAACCGCGAGCCGCCCCCGTCATCGTCGGCCGCCGTGACGGCCGTGCCCGAGGCCAGCTCGACCTGCGCGTCGGCCAGGTCCAGGACCGTGTCGCCCGAGGCCAGAACGGCCGAAGTCCAGGTCTCGCCGCCGTCCGTGGAGTATTCGTAATCCAGGGCGTCCGTGCCCACCGCGCCGTCCGAGGTGAAGCGCACGGCCACGGTGCCGTCCACCTCGCCGGTCAGGTTCACGAAGTCCGTCCGGCTCGGGGAGTCGCCCTGCAGGGTCACGCCCAGTCCCATCTCGTAGGCGTTGTCCTCGGTATCGTCCCCGGCAAAGATCGAGTCCGAGCCCATCTGGGTGTTGGCGATGGCGTAGAGCGCGTCCAGGTAGCCCCGCATCTCCAGGGCCATCATCCGCATTTCCTCGTCGGTGTAAGTCTCGGTGGAGGCCTGCTCGGCCAGTTCCAGGGCCGCGGTGATGGTCTCGCTGGCCGTGGACAGGACCTGATCTGCGGTATCCAGGTAGTCCAGGGCCACGCCGCAGTTGTCGAGGTAGCCGGTCAGGGACTGCTGGAAGCCGCTCAACTCGACCATCCTGCCCATGCCCGCCGGGTCGTCGGACGGGCTGTTCACCTTCTTCTGGCTGGAGTTCATGATCGTCAGCTCGGTGACGTCGTTGAGCGACGAGTTGATCTGGTTCAGGGACAGCGAGAATATTTGTGCCGTGCTGATGCGCATGTCGGTCTCCTTTGAGTCAGACCAGGTCCAGGACGGTGTCCATCATTTCCCTGGTCACGCTGATGATCTGTGCGGCGGCCTCGTAGGCCTGCTGGTACTTGGTCAGAGCGATGAGCTCCTCGTCCACGTTGACCTCGGTGGTCGAGGCCTGCTGCTCGTAAAGGTAGTCCACCGAGGTCTGGGCGTAGGTTTGTTTGAGCTCGGCGGCGGACGCGGCCGAGCCCACCGAGGCCACCAGGGCGGCCAGGGCCGAGGTCAGGGTGGTCTCGGTCCCGCCCACGGTCACGGTCTCGTCGCCCAGCCCGGCCAGGATGGTGGCCGTGTCATTGGAGCCTGTGGCCACCAGGCCGTCCTCGCCCACCGCGCCGGTGTTCAGGTGCGTGGTGTCCGTGGCCACGTATTCGTCGATGCCGATGTTCCCGGCGTCCGTGCCGGTGAAGTAGGTGTTCACCCCCAGGGCGGCCAGGACGCCCGAGGTGTCGCCCGCGATCTCGAACTCCATGTCCGTGCCCGCCGTGAGCTGAAGTTGCCCGTCGGCAGTGACCGTGGCCGTCAGCTCACCGCCGAAGGCCGCGTTGATGTCGGCGGCCAGGTCGTCCAGGGAGTCGGCCGCCGGGTCCACGGACAGGATGGACGAGGTCGAGACGTTGCCGTCCGCGTCGTAGGTGATCAGGGCCAGCTCGCCCGCCTGGATGTTGTCCGCGAAGTACAGGCCGCTGTCGGCCAGCGCGGCCGAGGTGTCATCCGCCGCGTAGCTCGCGTTCAGGGACGTGTGATGCGCCAGCCCCGCGCCCTGGGAGTGGGCCGAGTTGACCTCCCAGATGATCGACTCGGCCAGGGCGTCGAGCCCGTCCATGGTGTCGTAGACCGTGTCGTCGCGGGTGGTGAACAGCCCTGCCAGGCTGCCGCTCTGCGTGCGCCCGGACACGGTGTCCCCGCCGTCATCGGTCAGGGGGGTGATGTTCTTCAGCTCCCCGTCGCCGGATTCCCAGTACAGGCCGGACTTGGCCATGACCGTGTAGCGGTCGCCCTGGGCGTGGTCCATGGTGCCGTCCTCGAACCACAGGGTGACGCCCTCGATTTCCACCGCGCCGTCCTCGCCATCGGCGGTGTAGAGCATGACGTCGCCGTCCTCGTCGGTCAGCCATGTGTTGCCGCCGTCGGTGGAGACCTTGAACTGGGCCGTGCCGTCCGCGCCCGGGGTGACGAACTCGATGAGCAGTTCCTCGCCGGATTCGCCGGAGTAGGCCAGGGTCCCGTCGTAGTCCGAGCCGCGCACCAGGGATGCGCCGGTCCGGGCGTCGGCGTAGACCAGGTTGTGGGTGTCGGTGCCGTCCACGAGCGTGTAGCCCTCCTCGGTCAGGATGGTGACCGTGCTGTCGGAATGGTAGAGGACGTCCACGCCGATGAGGGCGTCCAGTTCCCGGATCATCTGGTCGCGGTCGGCCACGGCCTGGTTGTCGCCCGGGTTGGCGGCCACGGCCGCGTTGGCCTTGGCCAGGTCGTCGATCAGCTGGTTGGCCTCGTCCACCTGGTCCTGAATGTCCGCGTTGATGGCCTCGACCATGGCGTCCAGGGTGGAGGAGGTGGAGTTCAGGGCGTAGACCAGGGTTTCGGTCTGGCCGAGCAGGTCCTCGCGGGCGGACAGGGAGTCCGGGTCCGTGACCAGCTCGTTCCAGGCGTCGAAGAACTCCTCCATGACGTCGGACAGGCCGCCCTCGGACTGGTTCAGCAGGGAGTCGAGCTGGTTCAGGTAGTCCAGGGAGCTTGACTGGGCGGCCAGGTCGGCCAGGGCGTCCAGGTACTGGGTCTCCACGAACTTGTCCCACTCGGACTGGATGGCCGTGACGTCCGCGCCCGTGCCCACGGTCAGCCCCAGGGCGGTGATGGAGCCCGAACTCTCGTAGACCACCGAGGTGCGTTGGTAGCCGGTGGTGTCCGCGTTGGCGATGTTGTTGGACGCGTTGTTGACCGAGACCTGCGCGTTTTGCAGGGCGGTCTTCCCTATGTTGTAGAGATTGTTGATCATCACGTCCTCCTGTCAGGCCCGCGCCTAGCGCTTCAGGCCGATGGCCGTGGACAGCAGGGTGTCGGCCGTGGTGATGATCTTCGAGTTGGCCTGGTAGGCCGCCTGGATGATGATCAGGTTGGTCAGCTCGGTGGCCGTGTCCACGTTGGACTGCTCCAGGGAGTTGGAGGCCAGGGTCCCGAACCCGGCCGAGCCCGGCGTGCCGATGATCGCCTGGCCGGAGTCCGTGGTGGCGGAGTAGAGGTTGCCGCCCTCGGAGTAGAGCCCCTGGTTGTTGGTGAAGTCGGCCAGGGCGAAGGTGTACAGCTCCTGGCTCTGGCCGTTGGTGTAGCTGCCCTCGATGACGCCGTTCTCGCTGATGGTGATGTCGGTCAACTCGCCGGGCGCGTAGCCGTCCTGGCTCAAGGTGTAGGTGGCCGAGCTGGACGTGGTGCTGGTGGTGGCCCGGGTGGACAGGACCCCGGTGTTGAACGCGGGCAGCTGGTCCGGGGTGGTCGTCGCGGTGAAGTCGTCCAGGGAGTCGATCCCGCCCGAGGTGTCCCAGCCCGTGCCCGTGGCGAAGTCCGAGTTGGAGATGCCGAAATCCAACGATATCTCCTGGTTCTCGGCCGCGCCGGTGAAGTTGGCCTCGAACACGGGCAGCCCGTTGTCGTCGAATTCGGCCAGGACCCAGTTCTCGGCTGCCAGGGGATCGGTGGTGTCGGTCGGGGTATCGGACAGGGTGA
Proteins encoded:
- the fdnG gene encoding formate dehydrogenase-N subunit alpha — translated: MHTNRRNFLKLSAVAATATAFGGLGLGCKAKTATLPDHAAALDPKWSKQTTSVCCYCAVGCGLVVNTSLKDMKAVNVEGDPDHPINEGALCAKGASIWQLGDNDRRPDSVLYRAPYSKGFKKVSLSWALETIAERIKETRDKTWTEKNAKGQVVNRCDGIASLGSAALDNEECWAYQTMLRSLGLVYIEHQARIUHSATVAALAESFGRGAMTNHWIDIQNSDCVLIMGSNAAENHPISFKWVTKAQEKGATLIHVDPRFTRTSAKADFYAGIRSGADIAVLGGMIKYILDNDLIFRDYVVNYTNASFIVGDKFSFDDGMFSGYNEATRSYDKSTWAFAMDAEGNPKKDPTLADPRCVYQLLRQHYARYDMDKVSSISGMPKEALAKLYETYAATGKKDKAGTIMYAMGWTQHSVGVQNIRSMAMIQLLLGNIGVAGGGVNALRGESNVQGSTDHCLLFHILPGYLATPQGSEPTLEAYNKAHTPVSHDPKSANWWGNFPKYSASLIKSMWQDDDPATAYNYLPRLDSLSAREYSWLSLFDKMDEGQFKGLLAWGMNPACSGANSNKTRQALTKLDWLVNVNIFPNETGWFWEGPGMDPSKIKTEVFFLPCAVSIEKEGSITNSGRWMQWRYKGPDAPNGQKPDGDLIYELMKEIQHLYQKEGGVYPEPITRLTWDAIATDGVFDPHKTAKLINGQFTRDIEIKGTMYKKGQQVPSFAFLQADGSTTSGNWLYCHSYTEKGNMAARRDLTQTPEQANIGLYPNFSWCWPVNRRVLYNRASVDLKGKPYNPEKAVIAWNGEKWIGDVPDGGWAPGTKYAFIMRKNGFGQLFGPGRADGPFPEYYEPLECPVKSHPFSSTLHNPTALKFDDEEKAVCDPRYPLVGTTYRVTEHWQTGLMTRNCPWLVEAEPQVFVEMSRELAQLRGIENGERVMVDSVRGSIWAKAIVTGRLKPFTVQGTTVHQVGLPWHFGWTWPNDGGDSANILTPSVGDPNTGIPETKAFMVNVRKA
- a CDS encoding transposase, which codes for MSKNSHILPVIPPPDNTASFEALLRDEDKARDYFLELAWPTGDPFCPRCGHRKVYTLSGERLRCASCKYTFQPFSGRWINNGALTPGEWLRLIVLFVEERSVHQMKEELGLSYNTVYKALTAIRFAILANALDARQLISPATGLDSYLKGNRLTGGPREMRMDTIPVYGILRRDDLVFIDLVPGFQAETLFHFHMNFHLKLIRSGNLVYTDRYKEYDALMFCGNDSLPYEVIRRYDEPPHIDAVDDEFWEYAQSRIKKFRGISCQRFPLYMKELEFRFNNRHKPLGEILAAYLCALVPNTD
- a CDS encoding formate dehydrogenase accessory protein FdhE, with product MERNMALETSRLDRKLAQLRKKSYISAELIDLLDAVTHLQLAALPEAEVTLPPDGELTPPEAVLQGVSLINRENFPYDAAQAEELLGRLVDLVGKSEGPLGEGAKILAQALDKGDLTPAELFRRVLDDDTTFFATWAERMPDAPRTLPFLALAAMGPSIEAAAGMLAEKLPEMKVTPVGTCPVCGSMPLISSLEQKEGFRHATCSFCRHHYRIKRIACPVCGEDDHKKLTFFTVDEEPGFRVDVCDSCKSYVKTIDFRDLDRVALPVLDDLDSLALDYVAANQGYRRATLSAWGF
- the fdhD gene encoding formate dehydrogenase accessory sulfurtransferase FdhD, with the translated sequence MSPESYEYDVHEYKRGFTRKRISSIREVPLTIMLNGREVVTLLCTAKYPEYLAVGFLKSDAFISSPAQLTDLTVRDEGDRLVAEVEVCHDPWKDRIMERSITSGCGKGTNFGRNVATISKRKVGGDVHVAPDQILALARELHERSTLYKHTRGCHNSSLCTPDEMLLFREDIGRHNAIDMLCGQCFLDDVAVDDKMIVSTGRIASEILLKVVRIGVPVLASTAVATSFSVELARKTGITLIGNIRDDSFWVYNDNGRITGF
- a CDS encoding EF-hand domain-containing protein, producing MDIQSVSSMSGVMGMQGGMMRPPEKPDAGQMASDFLDAMDSDGDGQLSQSEFAVGDGETIDTEAFDALDTNQDGFVSQEELEADARSRIDSMAAKLQSGGMFSGIKQTGDGEQLQQLLDMMGSSSTDQASGAEAYGQMQGGGFDTSAYASALSLSA
- the fliD gene encoding flagellar filament capping protein FliD; the encoded protein is MGYVSSLSSSVEAYEPLTTSGDVSFSGLGNGTDFSEIIDATIDAESYQLESYQDKKEEYEYVIDLMEQLSDEIDEFNDILDDMDEPDEFYSMTAEVSDDQVEVDADGGAEAGIHTIVVDQLALNDVWVNTGTGYDSGDSVVAASATTLTVEFGGEAVAIDVAAGTTLEGLVSTINGSVDARDKFEASIMDDGDGAYLVLKSCDAGSDNTLAVTGTGTLTGMSAAGFVNTQAGQNSRIKVDGFPPGEDDWIERDSNSIDDVIDGLTFELKDTTDGDTLQVSVGYDTDDMFDKIVEFQEALNAVIEDFQILTGRVTEEEDSDEETYTVDSYALDIVYNNIKSILSSSALGFTRYDEETGGDYYNALSQIGFSTDTDEDSATYGQLLLDEDDLEEALDNDAEAVASLFAARAEGESDSEDFQVISVIDGVTGAGEHSVEYTVSGGQLVSAYIDGEEATVDGWTILAGSGDARGLYISVGTAADGDYSGTARVKQGKIGELSDSLDTVTNAETGSLTILINHYEENVTSLDNQIYNEEKRLDAMETSLERKYAALDALLATYDSQSTALTSLIEAL